The following proteins are co-located in the Sardina pilchardus chromosome 24, fSarPil1.1, whole genome shotgun sequence genome:
- the psmg2 gene encoding proteasome assembly chaperone 2 has protein sequence MFVPIDETRPSFKSYTLILPAVSVGNVGQLATDLIISTLHLEKVGYFHSDGLIPMVGNNPYATSAENANELSTNAEVYCSKELKLTVLQIRAPILQTKIKSFRKSIVSWIKSSGFSKTVLLASSHAYQRDDQQIQGTPLRYLLSPALQQEAGPRIKELEWREMEKLCAFPGVSDSEQRLVIPGGGIAKGLYTDCCNEDIPMAVVLIFCSEGDNIPDAFALGNYLNDWLHLLSKPAQGSTQWNIPPSWKLLFGGGIPPAIF, from the exons ATGTTTGTGCCGATTGACGAAACCCGGCCTTCCTTTAAAAGCTACACTTTGATACTG CCAGCGGTATCAGTTGGAAATGTCGGGCAGCTTGCAACAGACCTCATCATATCGACGCTACACTTGGAAAAGGTCGGTTATTTTCACTCCGATGGTCTTATCCCGATGGTAGGGAACAACCCATACGCGACTTCGGCAGAAAACGCAAACGAATTGAGCACCAATGCAGAAG TATATTGTTCTAAAGAATTGAAACTCACCGTGCTCCAGATAAGGGCGCCTATCCTTCAG ACAAAGATCAAGTCGTTCCGGAAAAGCATTGTTTCTTGGATAAAATCAAGTGGATTCAGCAAAACTGTACTGCTGGCAAGTAGCCATGCATACCAAAGGGATGACCAACAGATTCAGGG CACCCCTCTGCGCTACCTGCTCAGTCCAGCACTACAACAAGAGGCAGGACCGAGGATTAAAGAGCTGGagtggagggagatggagaagttGTGTGCCTTCCCAGGCGTCAGTGACTCTGAACAGAGACTCGTCATCCCTGGAGGGGGTATCGCCAAGGGCCTCTACACTGACTG CTGCAATGAGGACATCCCCATGGCAGTGGTGTTGATTTTCTGCTCAGAGGGAGACAACATTCCTGATGCTTTTGCCTTGGGGAATTATCTTAACGACTGGCTCCACCTGCTCAGCAAACCT GCCCAGGGCTCAACTCAGTGGAACATTCCCCCATCCTGGAAACTGCTGTTTGGCGGCGGCATTCCTCCAGCAATATTCTAA
- the prrt1 gene encoding proline-rich transmembrane protein 1, translating into MSEKHGLDESGRQQMPQQMNQMLPPPYISAQDPNMPPQGSPNPGCGPQPNYPPPPPPPGSEGYLQETQFHCGTLGHSRAPNGYTVQTHGPGGTVQHAPVGYMHPGYPLQLQPCTAYVPVYPIGTSGQPYMPNGGPHPGVAPGQMAMQMPPGIALMESRRPPHDYLPIAVLTTVCCFWPTGIIAIIKAMQVRTAVARGDMVTAEIASREARNFSFISLAVGIASIVLCTILTVVVIIASQHHEDDWEP; encoded by the exons ATGTCGGAGAAGCACG GTCTGGATGAGTCAGGGAGGCAGCAAATGCCCCAGCAAATGAACCAGATGCTTCCTCCTCCCTACATCTCTGCCCAGGACCCCAACATGCCCCCACAGGGCTCCCCGAACCCCGGCTGTGGCCCCCAACCCAActaccctcctcctccgcctcccccGGGCTCCGAGGGCTACCTCCAGGAGACCCAGTTCCACTGCGGGACCCTGGGCCACTCTCGGGCTCCTAACGGCTACACCGTGCAGACACACGGCCCGGGAGGAACCGTCCAACACGCCCCAGTGGGCTACATGCACCCTGGATATCCACTTCAGCTGCAGCCATGCACAGCCTATGTACCTGTCTACCCCATCGGAACATCG GGGCAGCCCTATATGCCTAACGGAGGGCCGCACCCTGGCGTAGCTCCTGGGCAGATGGCGATGCAGATGCCCCCTGGCATCGCTTTGATGGAGTCCCGGCGCCCGCCCCATGATTACCTGCCCATCGCTGTCCTCACCACAGTCTGTTGCTTCTGGCCTACAGGAATCATAGCCATCATCAAAGCCATGCAg GTGCGCACAGCGGTTGCTAGGGGAGATATGGTTACTGCGGAGATTGCCTCCCGAGAGGCGCGGAACTTCTCCTTCATCAGTCTTGCGGTGGGCATCGCCTCCATCGTGCTCTGCACCATCCTAACGGTGGTGGTCATCATCGCTTCCCAGCATCACGAGGACGACTGGGAGCCGTAG
- the ptpn2b gene encoding tyrosine-protein phosphatase non-receptor type 2 isoform X2, translated as MDHDCADTDSEGRWQNLYVEIRNQSHECPYKVAKYPENRNRNRYRDVSPFDHSRVKLENTENDYINASLVMVEEAQRSYILTQGPLRNTCGHFWLMIWEQKTKAIVMLNRVIEKGSEKCAQYWPTQEEHDMTFRDTRFKVTLVSEDVKSYYTTRVLELQNITTGEMRQLYHFHYTTWPDFGVPESPASFLNFLFKVRESGSLGPDHGPAVVHCSAGIGRSGTFSLVDTCLVLMERRKDPTSVDIKKILLDMRRYRMGLIQTADQLRFSYMAVKEGAKCTVEDSSVQKRWKELSREDHEPTADSPPPGQASKTPSDKINGCQLSRLEDQADGETGKRTGTDSPSKDQEADGALGNGRKRHRDERLSNSTQKTPQKQTKPRLGDSEKKRKRARTNDA; from the exons ATGGACCACGATTGTGCGGACACAGATTCTGAAGGCCGGTGGCAGAACCTATATGTT GAAATACGCAACCAGTCCCACGAATGTCCTTACAAAGTGGCAAAATATCCAGAAAACAGGAATCGCAATCGATACAGAGATGTCAGCCCAT TCGACCACAGTCGAGTCAAACTagaaaacacagaaaatgatTACATTAATGCCAGTTTAGTGATGGTGGAGGAAGCCCAACGAAGTTACATCTTAACTCAG GGTCCTTTGCGGAACACATGCGGCCACTTCTGGTTGATGATCTGGGAGCAGAAGACCAAAGCCATCGTCATGCTAAACCGTGTCATTGAGAAGGGATCG GAGAAATGTGCTCAATACTGGCCAACTCAGGAGGAGCACGACATGACCTTCAGGGACACGCGCTTCAAGGTGACGCTTGTGTCCGAAGACGTCAAGTCCTACTACACCACCAGAGTTTTGGAGTTGCAAAATATCACT acgGGGGAGATGAGGCAGCTTTATCACTTTCATTACACCACCTGGCCAGACTTTGGTGTCCCAGAATCTCCCGCATCCTTCCTCAACTTCCTGTTCAAGGTGCGCGAGTCGGGCTCTCTGGGGCCAGACCATGGGCCTGCGGTGGTGCACTGCAGTGCGGGGATTGGTCGATCTGGAACCTTCTCCCTGGTAGACACCTGCTTGGTTCTT ATGGAGAGGCGGAAGGACCCAACATCAGTTGACATCAAGAAGATTCTCCTGGACATGAGGCGGTACCGCATGGGCCTGATTCAGACGGCCGACCAGCTTCGCTTCTCCTACATGGCTGTAAAGGAGGGCGCCAAGTGCACCGTGGAAGACTCGTCGGTGCAG AAACGGTGGAAAGAGCTCTCCAGAGAGGACCACGAGCCTACAGCTGACTCCCCACCTCCGGGACAAGCCTCCAAGACCCCTTCAGACAAGATCAATGGCTGTCAGCTGTCCCGTTTGGAGGATCAGGCCGATGGGGAGACGGGCAAGCGGACGGGAACGGACTCCCCCAGCAAGGACCAGGAAGCTGATGGAGCCTTGGGAAA CGGGCGAAAGCGACACCGGGACGAGAGGCTGTCCAACTCCACGCAAAAGACGCCGCAGAAGCAGACAAAGCCCAGACTAGGAGACtcggagaagaagaggaaaag GGCAAGAACCAATGATGCCTGA
- the tmem268 gene encoding transmembrane protein 268, translating to MEDRPKLTQDSSAGVARDTESHLQPTRTQAWNSTTPKWTNGQCVLAVPSSSVFSPRFDLPLCQGLLEQAGFKIPTQDFEAPLQIAFGKPSVRRFLFFNSNLFNFILGPVLYVALWCALYSSVHHYMGEAITDIWVLCLCVSLVSIIFSTVILLILHHSSKEININTDTRLIQVNERLIRHSLLIGVADWVQHCTGTLQLFCVYWDLTPCLAGLTQTLEDSLVRNELQKKLKKRMSKLTLVTEVIHYDNDAISLDRDVPEEERPLLEENEDRDDSTPFNQREETKLTKNLSLVPDPTIPAQAIARQLLLTYSSVYIKLLVSDRLPSAAQGLNHGRGHCTTASLCLCQYVSLKVLH from the exons ATGGAAGACAGACCCAAACTGACACAAGATAGTTCAGCTGGTGTTGCTAGGGATACAGAATCACACCTTCAGCCCACCAGAACACAAGCATGGAACAGTACAACACCTAAATGGACTAATG GCcagtgtgtgttggctgttcCCAGTTCCTCTGTGTTCAGCCCAAGGTTTGACCTTCCACTCTGTCAGGGTCTTCTGGAGCAAGCGGGCTTTAAG ATCCCTACACAAGACTTTGAGGCTCCTCTTCAGATAGCTTTCGGCAAACCATCTGTTCGCAGATTCCTCTTTTTCAACTCCAACCTCTTCAACTTCATCCTAGGCCCA GTGCTGTATGTAGCGCTATGGTGTGCGTTGTACTCTTCTGTGCATCATTACATGGGGGAGGCCATCACAGATATTTgggttctctgtctctgtgtcagcCTGGTGTCCATCATCTTCAGCACAGTGATTCTCCTTATACTCCACCACAGCAGCAAAGAG ATCAACATCAACACAGACACCCGGCTGATCCAGGTGAACGAGAGGCTGATTAGACACTCTCTGCTAATAGGAGTGGCAGACTGGGTACAGCACTGTACAGGAACACTGCAG CTCTTCTGTGTCTACTGGGACTTGACACCGTGTTTGGCTGGCCTCACTCAAACTCTTGAGGACAGTTTAGTCAGGAATGAGCTGCAG AAAAAGCTAAAGAAAAGAATGTCTAAGCTGACGTTGGTGACAGAGGTCATACACTATGACAATGATGCAATATCACTGGACCGTGATGTTCCTGAAGAGGAGCGTCCATTGTTGGAGGAGAATGAAGACAGAGATGACAGTACCCCCTTTAATCAGCGGGAGGAGACAAAACTCACCAAAAACCTCAGCCTTGTGCCAGACCCTACCATACCGGCACAG GCTATCGCCCGGCAGCTCTTACTGACCTATAGTTCCGTGTACATCAAACTGTTGGTATCTGACAGACTCCCCAGTGCCGCACAAGGACTAAATCATGGAAGAGGTCACTGTACAActgcttctctgtgtctttGCCAGTACGTCAGTCTGAAAGTCTTACATTAG
- the ptpn2b gene encoding tyrosine-protein phosphatase non-receptor type 2 isoform X1, producing the protein MDHDCADTDSEGRWQNLYVEIRNQSHECPYKVAKYPENRNRNRYRDVSPFDHSRVKLENTENDYINASLVMVEEAQRSYILTQGPLRNTCGHFWLMIWEQKTKAIVMLNRVIEKGSEKCAQYWPTQEEHDMTFRDTRFKVTLVSEDVKSYYTTRVLELQNITTGEMRQLYHFHYTTWPDFGVPESPASFLNFLFKVRESGSLGPDHGPAVVHCSAGIGRSGTFSLVDTCLVLMERRKDPTSVDIKKILLDMRRYRMGLIQTADQLRFSYMAVKEGAKCTVEDSSVQKRWKELSREDHEPTADSPPPGQASKTPSDKINGCQLSRLEDQADGETGKRTGTDSPSKDQEADGALGNGRKRHRDERLSNSTQKTPQKQTKPRLGDSEKKRKSLACICCT; encoded by the exons ATGGACCACGATTGTGCGGACACAGATTCTGAAGGCCGGTGGCAGAACCTATATGTT GAAATACGCAACCAGTCCCACGAATGTCCTTACAAAGTGGCAAAATATCCAGAAAACAGGAATCGCAATCGATACAGAGATGTCAGCCCAT TCGACCACAGTCGAGTCAAACTagaaaacacagaaaatgatTACATTAATGCCAGTTTAGTGATGGTGGAGGAAGCCCAACGAAGTTACATCTTAACTCAG GGTCCTTTGCGGAACACATGCGGCCACTTCTGGTTGATGATCTGGGAGCAGAAGACCAAAGCCATCGTCATGCTAAACCGTGTCATTGAGAAGGGATCG GAGAAATGTGCTCAATACTGGCCAACTCAGGAGGAGCACGACATGACCTTCAGGGACACGCGCTTCAAGGTGACGCTTGTGTCCGAAGACGTCAAGTCCTACTACACCACCAGAGTTTTGGAGTTGCAAAATATCACT acgGGGGAGATGAGGCAGCTTTATCACTTTCATTACACCACCTGGCCAGACTTTGGTGTCCCAGAATCTCCCGCATCCTTCCTCAACTTCCTGTTCAAGGTGCGCGAGTCGGGCTCTCTGGGGCCAGACCATGGGCCTGCGGTGGTGCACTGCAGTGCGGGGATTGGTCGATCTGGAACCTTCTCCCTGGTAGACACCTGCTTGGTTCTT ATGGAGAGGCGGAAGGACCCAACATCAGTTGACATCAAGAAGATTCTCCTGGACATGAGGCGGTACCGCATGGGCCTGATTCAGACGGCCGACCAGCTTCGCTTCTCCTACATGGCTGTAAAGGAGGGCGCCAAGTGCACCGTGGAAGACTCGTCGGTGCAG AAACGGTGGAAAGAGCTCTCCAGAGAGGACCACGAGCCTACAGCTGACTCCCCACCTCCGGGACAAGCCTCCAAGACCCCTTCAGACAAGATCAATGGCTGTCAGCTGTCCCGTTTGGAGGATCAGGCCGATGGGGAGACGGGCAAGCGGACGGGAACGGACTCCCCCAGCAAGGACCAGGAAGCTGATGGAGCCTTGGGAAA CGGGCGAAAGCGACACCGGGACGAGAGGCTGTCCAACTCCACGCAAAAGACGCCGCAGAAGCAGACAAAGCCCAGACTAGGAGACtcggagaagaagaggaaaag TTTGGCCTGCATTTGCTGTACATGA